From the Gramella sp. Hel_I_59 genome, one window contains:
- a CDS encoding M23 family metallopeptidase — protein MKKALLFLLSFICIQVHSQQELPQDYFENPLNVPIVLAGTFGELRSNHFHSGLDIKTQQREGLEVNASAEGYISRINIQHYGYGKALYIQHPNGYTTVYGHLQKLSPKLKDYLRKQQYAKESYEIELFPEPGELKVEKGELIAYSGNTGGSGGPHLHFEIRDGSQRPMNAQLFGLDVADSKPPVIQGIFAYPLGEDAHVNNSQNRQKLKLIPQNDGTFAVPEVEACGEIGFGITTVDQQDGAYNQNGVFKIESNLNGEEVFEINFEKFSFAETRHLNQLIDYEYYATNRSRIQRLYKTPSNPLSIYGNMQNEGLLNIKDSLDYQYTIRVTDLKGNEKLIRIPIKGQISDKIVKREKLETEYLASSENGLSAKGGKMDVYIPGGSLYNDTFLDINFSDDVVTVHRDEIPLHKNFTIGFDVSELSEEDKAKTFITRVSDNGRLNYSTTYKKGNRFTTGTRTFGNYRLAQDTNAPSVRPVNFYDGQWISGNENLKVKISDDLSGIQDFRATVNGKFILMEYEYKNNTLTHYFSDDIVTETENDLKIIVNDNVGNTTTYTAKFFRK, from the coding sequence ATGAAGAAAGCCTTATTATTCCTGTTATCCTTTATCTGTATTCAGGTTCACTCCCAACAAGAATTACCTCAGGATTATTTTGAAAATCCGCTTAATGTACCCATCGTTCTGGCTGGAACATTTGGTGAATTAAGGTCTAATCATTTCCATAGCGGACTCGATATTAAAACCCAGCAGCGTGAAGGTCTTGAGGTGAATGCTTCTGCGGAAGGATATATTAGCCGAATCAATATTCAGCATTATGGCTACGGAAAAGCTCTTTACATCCAGCATCCAAATGGTTATACTACAGTGTACGGACATCTTCAGAAGTTATCACCAAAGCTGAAGGATTATCTGCGGAAGCAGCAATATGCTAAGGAATCTTACGAAATAGAACTTTTCCCAGAACCTGGTGAACTCAAAGTTGAAAAAGGAGAGTTGATAGCCTATAGTGGAAATACCGGTGGTAGCGGAGGCCCGCATCTGCATTTCGAAATTAGGGATGGAAGCCAGCGCCCCATGAATGCACAATTATTTGGTCTGGATGTTGCCGACTCAAAACCGCCTGTGATTCAGGGAATTTTTGCCTATCCTCTTGGTGAAGATGCACATGTAAATAATTCTCAAAACCGACAAAAATTAAAATTGATCCCTCAAAATGACGGAACATTTGCTGTTCCAGAAGTTGAAGCTTGTGGTGAAATAGGCTTTGGTATTACCACTGTAGATCAACAAGATGGCGCTTACAATCAGAATGGTGTTTTTAAAATAGAATCAAATCTGAATGGAGAAGAAGTTTTCGAAATAAACTTTGAAAAGTTTTCTTTTGCTGAAACCAGGCATCTTAATCAATTGATCGATTACGAATATTACGCCACCAATAGAAGTAGAATACAACGCCTTTATAAAACCCCAAGTAATCCTTTAAGTATCTATGGAAATATGCAGAACGAGGGATTGCTTAATATTAAAGATAGTCTCGATTATCAATATACTATAAGAGTAACAGATCTTAAAGGCAATGAAAAGCTTATCCGCATTCCAATTAAAGGACAGATTAGTGATAAGATCGTTAAAAGAGAAAAATTGGAAACGGAATACCTGGCTTCCAGTGAAAATGGACTATCTGCTAAAGGAGGAAAAATGGATGTATATATTCCTGGTGGTAGTTTATATAATGATACCTTTCTTGACATCAACTTCAGTGATGATGTAGTAACGGTACATCGCGATGAAATCCCTTTGCATAAAAATTTCACCATAGGTTTTGATGTAAGTGAACTTTCCGAAGAAGATAAAGCGAAAACCTTTATTACACGTGTATCAGATAATGGCAGGTTGAACTACTCGACAACTTATAAAAAAGGAAATCGCTTTACGACAGGAACCAGAACATTTGGTAATTATCGATTAGCTCAGGATACGAATGCCCCGAGCGTTAGACCAGTTAATTTTTACGATGGTCAATGGATCTCAGGCAATGAAAATTTGAAGGTAAAGATATCAGATGATCTTTCTGGAATTCAGGATTTCAGAGCAACGGTAAATGGGAAGTTCATTTTAATGGAATATGAGTACAAAAATAATACACTCACACATTACTTTTCAGATGATATAGTAACCGAAACTGAAAATGATCTAAAGATTATCGTAAATGATAACGTGGGTAACACAACGACTTATACCGCAAAGTTCTTCAGAAAATAA
- the xerD gene encoding site-specific tyrosine recombinase XerD, with protein MKWEHALKDYTNYLKLERGLSDNSISNYQLDVRKLQKFLTVNEIEVSPDQISEEIIQKFIYDVSSSLNARSQSRLISGLRSFFDYLVFENYREQNPMELIESPKTGRKLPDIISTEEIDRIIRVIDLGKAEGERNRAIIETLYGCGLRVSELTELKLSDLFFDEGFIKITGKGNKQRFVPISEYTIKYITLYKDEVRPHQAIKDEYSDTLFLNRRGRQLTRAMIFTIVRKLTKEAGISKKVSPHTFRHSFATHLLENGADLRAIQQMLGHESITTTEVYVHVDRSHLREVMESFHPRR; from the coding sequence ATGAAATGGGAGCATGCCTTAAAGGATTATACCAACTACCTTAAGCTTGAACGTGGATTATCAGATAATTCCATTTCCAACTACCAATTGGACGTACGAAAACTTCAGAAGTTTCTTACTGTTAATGAAATTGAAGTAAGTCCCGATCAAATTTCCGAAGAGATCATTCAAAAGTTCATTTATGATGTTTCTTCAAGCCTAAATGCGCGATCTCAATCTAGATTAATTTCCGGTTTGCGAAGCTTTTTTGATTACCTGGTGTTTGAAAATTACCGGGAACAAAATCCTATGGAACTTATTGAATCTCCAAAGACTGGACGAAAACTTCCGGATATTATATCTACGGAAGAAATTGACAGAATTATACGAGTGATAGATCTTGGTAAAGCTGAAGGCGAAAGAAATCGAGCCATTATCGAAACCTTATACGGTTGTGGATTGCGTGTTTCTGAACTTACCGAACTCAAACTGTCTGATCTTTTCTTCGACGAAGGCTTTATTAAAATAACCGGTAAAGGGAATAAACAGCGTTTTGTTCCTATTTCAGAATACACCATTAAATACATCACTCTTTATAAAGATGAAGTTCGTCCACATCAGGCAATTAAAGACGAATACAGCGATACACTTTTCCTGAATCGTAGAGGAAGACAATTAACGCGGGCTATGATCTTCACGATCGTAAGAAAACTCACCAAGGAAGCCGGTATTAGTAAAAAAGTGAGTCCGCATACCTTTCGCCATTCCTTTGCAACCCATCTACTGGAAAATGGAGCAGATCTAAGAGCCATTCAGCAAATGTTAGGACATGAGAGCATCACAACTACTGAAGTCTATGTACATGTAGACAGATCGCATTTGAGAGAAGTCATGGAAAGCTTCCATCCACGCCGATAG
- the rny gene encoding ribonuclease Y: MEILIIIVAAVVGLALGFAIAKMLEKKQASNTIASAKKEANSIVKEAKAEGESIKKDKILQAKEKFIELKSEHEKVILSRDKKIGDAEKRIKDKESHVSNELSKNKKLNKDLEGKLADYNHRVDYLDKRQEEIDKLHNSKVQQLEVISGLSAEDAKAQLIESLKDTAKADAMSLIQDTVEEAKLTAQQEAKKIIINTIQRIGTEEAIDNCVSVFNLESDDVKGRIIGREGRNIRALEAATGVEIIVDDTPEAIILSCFDSVRREVARLSLHKLVTDGRIHPARIEEVVKKTRKQIEEEIIDIGKRTVIDLGIHGLQPELIKMVGRMKYRSSYGQNLLQHSREVAKLCGVMASELGLNPKLAKRAGLLHDIGKVPETETEVPHAILGMQWAEKHGEKPEVCNAIGAHHDEIEMNSLLSPIVQVCDAISGARPGARRQVLDSYIQRLKDLEEIAFGFGGVKKAYAIQAGRELRVIVESEKVSDDKAANLSFEISQKIQTDMTYPGQVKITVIRETRAVNVAK, translated from the coding sequence ATGGAAATACTGATAATAATTGTTGCAGCAGTTGTAGGCCTCGCGTTAGGCTTTGCGATTGCAAAAATGCTTGAAAAGAAACAGGCTTCTAATACTATCGCCAGTGCTAAGAAAGAGGCAAATTCCATCGTGAAGGAAGCCAAAGCAGAAGGGGAGAGCATTAAAAAAGATAAAATTCTTCAGGCGAAAGAAAAGTTTATTGAATTAAAGTCTGAGCATGAAAAAGTGATCTTATCCAGAGATAAGAAGATTGGCGATGCAGAGAAAAGGATCAAGGATAAAGAGTCTCATGTTTCTAATGAGCTAAGCAAGAATAAAAAGCTAAACAAAGATCTTGAAGGTAAACTTGCAGATTATAATCATCGTGTAGATTATTTAGATAAGCGCCAGGAAGAGATCGATAAACTTCATAATAGTAAAGTGCAGCAACTGGAGGTTATCTCCGGACTTTCTGCGGAAGATGCTAAAGCACAACTTATAGAATCACTGAAGGATACTGCCAAGGCAGATGCCATGTCTTTAATTCAGGATACGGTTGAAGAAGCTAAACTAACTGCACAGCAGGAAGCGAAGAAAATTATTATAAATACTATCCAGCGAATTGGAACTGAAGAAGCTATTGATAATTGCGTTTCAGTATTCAACCTTGAAAGTGATGATGTTAAAGGACGAATTATTGGTCGTGAAGGTCGTAATATTCGAGCTTTGGAAGCAGCAACAGGAGTTGAGATCATCGTTGATGATACACCAGAGGCTATCATCTTAAGCTGTTTTGATTCTGTTCGTAGAGAAGTTGCAAGATTATCACTTCACAAATTAGTGACCGATGGTAGAATTCACCCGGCACGTATTGAAGAAGTAGTTAAGAAAACACGCAAACAGATCGAAGAAGAGATCATTGATATAGGTAAAAGAACTGTGATCGATCTTGGTATTCATGGTTTGCAGCCAGAATTGATCAAAATGGTAGGGAGAATGAAGTATCGTTCTTCTTATGGACAGAACCTACTGCAACACTCTAGGGAAGTTGCCAAACTTTGTGGTGTAATGGCTTCAGAGCTTGGTTTAAATCCAAAATTAGCTAAGAGAGCAGGATTACTGCATGATATTGGTAAAGTTCCGGAAACGGAGACTGAAGTGCCTCACGCGATCCTTGGTATGCAATGGGCAGAGAAGCATGGTGAAAAGCCGGAAGTATGTAATGCTATTGGAGCTCACCACGATGAGATCGAAATGAATTCATTATTATCACCAATCGTTCAGGTTTGTGATGCCATTAGTGGTGCAAGACCTGGAGCAAGAAGGCAGGTGCTTGATTCTTACATCCAGCGTTTAAAGGACCTTGAGGAGATAGCCTTTGGTTTTGGCGGAGTGAAGAAAGCTTACGCGATACAGGCTGGACGTGAACTTCGAGTGATCGTTGAAAGCGAGAAAGTGTCTGATGATAAAGCTGCGAACCTATCATTCGAGATCTCCCAGAAGATCCAGACAGATATGACGTATCCAGGACAGGTGAAGATCACCGTAATCAGGGAAACTAGAGCAGTCAACGTTGCAAAATAA
- the aroQ gene encoding type II 3-dehydroquinate dehydratase — MKLLILNGPNLNLLGSREPDTYGSKSFEDYFSELQFKFRNIELSYDQTNIEGELIDMIQKGQEDFDGIILNAAAYTHTSVGIGDAVAAINIPVVEVHISNTFSREDFRHKSYISPNSKGIIVGFGLQSYDLAIQSFLKDNE; from the coding sequence ATGAAATTATTGATACTAAACGGGCCTAATCTCAATCTGTTGGGAAGCAGGGAGCCTGATACTTACGGAAGCAAAAGTTTTGAAGATTACTTTTCAGAACTTCAGTTCAAATTTAGAAACATTGAGCTTTCTTACGATCAAACCAATATTGAAGGGGAGCTTATAGATATGATCCAGAAGGGACAGGAAGATTTTGATGGTATCATCCTCAATGCAGCTGCTTATACACATACTTCGGTAGGAATTGGTGATGCAGTCGCAGCAATTAATATTCCGGTGGTAGAGGTCCATATTTCCAACACTTTTTCCCGTGAGGATTTCAGGCATAAATCCTACATTTCACCTAATTCGAAAGGTATTATCGTTGGCTTTGGTCTGCAAAGTTATGACCTCGCCATTCAAAGTTTTCTTAAGGACAATGAATAA
- a CDS encoding porin family protein, whose amino-acid sequence MLKTIMCAMAFTMLSLCSFAQESTFGLTAGYLNAEFKVSEETVSFSDDGSGFYVGVLADFELNESWHLVPGVNYGRVEETNLLFIPVMAQYHIASSGVFLQAGPQATLNLEDDPGEYTNTIGVDASFGVGYEINENFFVEAKYALELTNRFTDRIRETGDDFKLNLNTLTVGVGYKF is encoded by the coding sequence ATGTTAAAAACAATTATGTGTGCGATGGCATTCACCATGCTATCATTATGTTCCTTTGCGCAGGAATCAACTTTTGGTCTTACCGCGGGGTATTTAAATGCCGAGTTCAAAGTAAGTGAAGAGACTGTAAGTTTCTCTGATGACGGATCTGGTTTTTATGTTGGAGTTCTAGCCGACTTCGAACTTAACGAATCATGGCATCTTGTTCCCGGAGTAAATTATGGTAGAGTGGAAGAGACCAATCTATTATTTATTCCCGTAATGGCGCAATACCATATCGCGAGCTCCGGAGTCTTCCTTCAGGCCGGGCCACAAGCGACATTGAACCTTGAAGATGATCCAGGTGAATACACAAACACAATAGGTGTGGATGCAAGTTTTGGCGTAGGTTATGAGATTAATGAGAATTTTTTCGTTGAAGCTAAGTACGCACTTGAACTCACCAACCGATTCACAGATAGGATCAGAGAGACAGGTGATGATTTCAAGCTGAATTTAAATACTCTAACCGTTGGAGTAGGCTATAAATTCTAG
- a CDS encoding Smr/MutS family protein: protein MMLKKGDRVEVIDDALAGVVQDVQNNSITIKTEDGFLMNFEAQELVKIEDSLAIEEVSDFDMEQVIKQKTPDKPRRSERIKPKERSAPPMEVDLHIHQLVRSSRHMSNHEMLNLQLDHARHKLEFAIQKRIPKIVFIHGKGEGVLKMELEYLLGRYSNVKFYDADYQKYGLGATEVYVFQNA from the coding sequence ATGATGCTGAAAAAAGGAGATAGAGTAGAGGTGATCGATGATGCCCTTGCTGGTGTAGTTCAGGATGTTCAGAATAATAGTATTACTATAAAGACTGAAGACGGATTCTTAATGAACTTTGAAGCGCAGGAACTTGTAAAGATCGAGGATTCACTCGCCATTGAAGAGGTGTCAGATTTCGATATGGAGCAGGTGATCAAACAAAAAACACCTGATAAGCCAAGAAGATCTGAACGAATCAAACCAAAGGAACGTAGTGCACCTCCTATGGAAGTAGATTTACACATTCATCAACTGGTAAGATCCAGCCGACATATGTCTAACCATGAAATGCTGAATTTACAGCTGGATCATGCCCGTCACAAACTCGAATTTGCCATTCAAAAGCGTATACCTAAGATCGTATTCATACACGGCAAGGGCGAAGGTGTTCTTAAGATGGAACTGGAGTATCTTTTAGGAAGATACTCGAACGTAAAATTTTACGATGCAGATTATCAGAAATATGGCCTCGGTGCTACAGAAGTATATGTCTTTCAGAATGCTTAA
- a CDS encoding aldo/keto reductase translates to MKTLKFKNGDHMDAIGLGTWKSEKGEVANAVKIALNNGYKHIDCAATYGNEAEVGEAFAEVFGKGDIKREDVWVTSKLWNNAHKKEDVIPALKQTLKDLQLEYLDLYLIHWPVAFKPDVSFPERAEDFLSLKEVPLIETWKEMIKAKEQGLVKHIGVSNFSIEKLEELMNDTDHAPEMNQVELHPYLQQDKLLEFCSKNGINVTGYSPLGSGDRSDEMKADDEPSLLENPVINKIAKKHGASAGQILIKWSEQRGTAVIPKSTNEGRIKENLQSASYQLDEDDLKEIADLDDHFRYVTGKFFEMEGNSYENIYND, encoded by the coding sequence ATGAAGACTTTAAAATTTAAGAATGGAGACCATATGGATGCCATAGGTCTTGGAACATGGAAATCTGAAAAAGGTGAAGTAGCGAACGCCGTAAAAATCGCCCTGAACAATGGGTATAAACATATTGATTGCGCCGCCACTTACGGTAATGAAGCTGAAGTTGGTGAAGCATTTGCTGAAGTTTTTGGCAAGGGCGATATAAAACGTGAAGATGTATGGGTTACTTCTAAATTATGGAACAACGCCCATAAAAAAGAAGATGTCATACCAGCCCTAAAACAGACTTTAAAAGATTTACAGCTGGAATATCTTGATCTTTATCTCATTCACTGGCCGGTTGCTTTTAAACCTGATGTATCATTTCCTGAAAGAGCGGAAGATTTCTTATCTCTGAAGGAAGTACCACTTATAGAGACCTGGAAAGAAATGATTAAAGCAAAAGAGCAAGGCCTGGTAAAGCATATTGGAGTTTCGAATTTTAGTATTGAAAAACTGGAGGAACTTATGAACGATACCGATCACGCACCTGAAATGAATCAGGTTGAACTTCATCCTTATTTGCAACAGGATAAGCTATTGGAATTCTGTAGTAAAAATGGGATTAATGTGACAGGTTATTCTCCGCTAGGTAGTGGTGATCGTAGCGACGAAATGAAAGCTGACGACGAACCTTCTTTGCTTGAAAATCCTGTGATCAATAAAATTGCTAAGAAACATGGAGCTTCAGCTGGACAGATCTTGATCAAATGGAGCGAGCAACGAGGAACTGCTGTGATACCAAAGTCCACTAACGAAGGTAGGATCAAGGAAAATTTACAAAGTGCCAGTTACCAACTGGATGAAGATGATCTCAAAGAGATTGCAGATCTTGATGATCACTTTAGATATGTTACGGGGAAATTCTTCGAGATGGAGGGAAACTCGTATGAGAATATCTATAATGATTAA
- a CDS encoding cell division protein ZapA: MEDKLKIKISIADRVYPLTIQPSQEEGLRKAAKKIEAMIKQFEQNYAVRDKQDVLAMCALQFAAQTEQKNIDKSSEMIEAEDKLKELNDLLQEHLSS; encoded by the coding sequence ATGGAAGATAAACTGAAAATTAAAATATCGATCGCAGACCGCGTGTATCCGTTAACCATTCAGCCCAGCCAGGAGGAAGGTTTACGTAAGGCAGCGAAAAAGATCGAAGCGATGATCAAACAGTTTGAGCAAAACTATGCTGTGCGTGATAAGCAGGATGTATTAGCCATGTGTGCTTTACAATTTGCGGCTCAAACAGAGCAGAAGAATATAGATAAGTCGAGTGAAATGATTGAAGCAGAAGATAAGTTGAAGGAACTTAACGATCTGTTACAGGAACATTTAAGCTCATAA
- a CDS encoding T9SS type A sorting domain-containing protein — MKHTLLFLLIFSAGSVFAQLSVTSSAEAEHYLYIENRLLYVEKEINIDQMDPGSKAGIYLRDNAGLLQGESDSNENTGTGKLSVYQRGTSSGYDYNYWSLPVAVRSTEQSLVEYIFAPKDVLNSEETSLTSDLNGKSDPLQISNRWLYAFSGTGYSNWQYLGNQFDLLPGEGFSMKGVNGLDLNVINSEAVNPGNAQLYDFRGTPNNGLIEIPIKKDQILLIGNPYPSLFDLDRFLLENKATTGIAYFWDSKAEVNSHYLSDYIGGYGTYSPGLRQYAPPIFRNSADVELFRGAEVNRSPSPIGQGFMVIGKQDGIIRFTNSHRIYMRENQIPIFKTSQEQESTTLTLKVTFNSLHEKNLILGFDERSTDQVDHGMDAKSMEQKSNDIFWDQNDINYVINVQPKIDEKLIPLLLQLKENTDVQFSISDLQNFDPDRVFIYDAEQDLYFGIRSGSLSFSLSAGLYKNRFFLSFIERLPPQEEEEEEEEEENAEQTNENENNEEQESAAEESNEGNNTQDPETEDLKVFDSKPPRVLLNSIEIFQNNKQEQLEIKLFYKSWITQVSMYDLQGKQVYQQVLQNREKEFLYPTGNLSNAIYIVKVKTNDQIEISKKVRINN, encoded by the coding sequence GTGAAGCACACCTTGCTTTTTCTGCTGATTTTTAGTGCGGGCTCTGTATTTGCACAATTATCTGTCACATCTTCTGCGGAAGCAGAGCACTACCTCTATATTGAGAACAGGCTACTGTATGTGGAGAAGGAAATAAATATAGATCAGATGGATCCTGGATCTAAAGCTGGTATTTACCTTCGTGACAATGCCGGACTGCTGCAGGGAGAAAGCGATTCTAATGAGAATACGGGTACTGGAAAGCTTTCAGTGTATCAACGTGGCACCTCTTCTGGTTATGATTATAACTACTGGAGTTTACCTGTAGCCGTTAGAAGTACAGAGCAAAGTTTAGTCGAATACATATTCGCACCAAAAGATGTATTAAACTCGGAGGAAACATCCCTCACATCCGATCTTAACGGTAAATCTGATCCATTGCAAATATCGAATAGATGGCTATATGCATTCTCCGGAACCGGTTACTCGAACTGGCAATATCTGGGAAATCAGTTCGATCTTTTACCAGGCGAAGGTTTCAGCATGAAAGGCGTAAATGGTCTTGACTTAAACGTAATTAATTCTGAAGCAGTTAATCCCGGGAATGCTCAGCTCTACGATTTTAGAGGCACTCCCAATAATGGTTTGATTGAAATACCTATCAAGAAAGATCAGATTCTGCTTATAGGAAACCCTTATCCCTCGTTGTTCGATCTGGATCGATTTTTACTTGAAAATAAAGCAACTACAGGAATTGCTTATTTCTGGGATTCAAAAGCTGAAGTTAATTCTCACTACCTATCAGATTATATAGGAGGCTATGGTACATATTCTCCTGGTTTAAGACAATACGCACCACCAATTTTCAGAAATAGCGCTGATGTAGAGCTGTTTCGTGGAGCAGAAGTCAATAGGAGTCCGTCGCCAATTGGCCAGGGATTTATGGTTATTGGAAAACAGGATGGAATTATACGCTTCACAAATAGTCACAGGATCTATATGCGTGAAAATCAGATCCCGATCTTCAAGACTTCACAGGAGCAAGAGAGCACTACTCTAACTTTAAAAGTTACCTTTAATTCTTTACACGAAAAAAATCTGATACTTGGCTTCGATGAAAGGTCTACAGATCAGGTCGATCATGGTATGGACGCTAAAAGTATGGAGCAGAAATCCAATGACATTTTCTGGGACCAAAACGATATCAACTACGTTATTAATGTTCAGCCGAAAATTGATGAGAAATTGATTCCGCTCCTACTTCAGCTGAAGGAGAATACAGATGTTCAATTTAGCATTTCAGATCTACAAAATTTTGATCCAGATCGAGTCTTTATTTATGATGCTGAACAGGATCTTTATTTCGGAATACGATCTGGTAGTTTAAGCTTCAGCCTTTCCGCAGGACTGTACAAAAATAGATTCTTCCTGAGTTTCATTGAAAGATTACCTCCTCAAGAAGAAGAAGAAGAAGAAGAAGAAGAAGAAAATGCTGAGCAGACTAATGAAAATGAAAATAATGAAGAACAGGAATCGGCGGCAGAAGAATCTAATGAAGGTAATAATACTCAGGATCCTGAGACAGAAGATTTAAAAGTATTCGACTCAAAACCACCACGCGTCCTCCTTAATTCTATAGAAATATTTCAGAATAATAAGCAGGAGCAACTTGAAATAAAACTATTTTATAAAAGCTGGATCACACAGGTAAGCATGTATGATCTACAGGGAAAGCAGGTATACCAACAGGTTC
- a CDS encoding cysteine desulfurase family protein, with protein sequence MKNVYFDSAATTQIRDEVVDKMTSVLKENYGNPSSTHSFGRSSKTLIEQARKSVAKILNVKASEIVFTSGGTEADNLALNSAVRDLGVRRIITSKIEHHAVLYTVNQLQDCFDIEVEYVSLDSKGHVDLKDLEERLKSSDSKTLVSLMHVNNEIGNMLDLKKTAQLVKSYNALFHSDTVQSVGHFELDFEEIPVDFTAVSAHKFHGPKGVGFAYVRRNSGLKPLIFGGEQERGHRAGTEGVHNIVGLEEALKLAYQDLEKEQAYVKGLKQHFIDKLKQEIPGVSFNGACEDHTQSTYTLLNVCLPVTQEKALMLLFQLDLKGIACSKGSACQSGSDTGSHVLNAFCSEEDLKKPSLRFSFSRYNTKKEIDFVVSTLKDFIES encoded by the coding sequence ATGAAAAATGTCTATTTTGATTCTGCAGCTACCACCCAGATTCGGGATGAAGTGGTCGATAAAATGACCAGCGTTTTAAAAGAAAACTATGGAAATCCATCTTCCACGCATAGCTTCGGAAGATCTTCCAAAACCCTGATCGAGCAGGCCAGAAAATCTGTTGCTAAGATCCTTAATGTAAAAGCATCTGAGATCGTATTTACTTCCGGAGGGACTGAAGCAGATAATCTTGCTTTAAATTCTGCCGTAAGGGATCTGGGTGTTCGAAGGATCATTACTTCCAAAATCGAACATCATGCGGTACTTTATACTGTTAATCAACTACAGGACTGTTTTGATATCGAGGTAGAATATGTTTCCCTGGATTCCAAAGGTCATGTGGATCTCAAAGATCTTGAAGAACGATTAAAATCTTCAGATTCCAAGACATTGGTAAGCCTGATGCACGTGAATAATGAGATTGGTAATATGCTGGATCTCAAAAAAACCGCGCAACTCGTAAAATCATATAACGCACTTTTTCATTCAGATACCGTACAATCTGTGGGTCATTTTGAGCTTGATTTCGAAGAAATCCCTGTCGACTTTACCGCGGTAAGTGCTCATAAATTTCATGGACCAAAAGGTGTTGGCTTTGCTTATGTGCGTCGCAACTCTGGTTTGAAACCGTTAATTTTTGGTGGGGAGCAGGAGCGAGGTCACCGTGCAGGAACTGAAGGTGTGCACAATATTGTGGGTCTGGAAGAGGCTTTAAAACTTGCCTATCAGGATCTGGAGAAAGAACAGGCTTATGTAAAAGGTCTAAAACAACATTTTATAGATAAGCTGAAGCAGGAGATTCCTGGTGTAAGTTTTAATGGTGCCTGTGAAGATCATACTCAAAGTACATATACTTTATTGAACGTTTGTCTGCCTGTAACCCAGGAGAAGGCTCTAATGCTATTATTTCAACTGGACCTTAAAGGTATTGCCTGTTCTAAAGGGAGTGCCTGCCAGAGCGGTAGTGACACGGGTAGTCACGTGCTAAATGCATTTTGTTCTGAAGAGGATTTGAAAAAACCATCCTTGCGTTTTTCATTTTCCCGATACAATACTAAAAAAGAAATTGATTTTGTAGTATCTACTTTAAAAGATTTTATAGAAAGCTAA
- a CDS encoding outer membrane beta-barrel protein, protein MYVPLTLQYDIGDSGIYVQGGPQATVLLQESSRIYDKFGLDLGVGLGYDFNDNFFVEAKYYHEVTNRHGEDPFDLYDDLDQGLNSLMIGVGFKF, encoded by the coding sequence TTGTATGTTCCTTTGACGCTACAATATGATATTGGCGATTCCGGAATATATGTACAGGGTGGACCTCAGGCTACCGTTTTATTACAGGAATCCAGTAGAATATATGATAAATTCGGACTTGACCTTGGAGTTGGTCTCGGGTACGATTTCAATGATAATTTCTTCGTCGAAGCAAAATATTACCACGAAGTAACCAACAGGCATGGCGAAGATCCTTTTGATCTCTATGATGATCTGGATCAGGGTCTCAATTCATTAATGATTGGAGTTGGTTTTAAATTCTAA
- a CDS encoding porin family protein — MFKKIILIAGFAILSLSSFAQETSFGVTAGYLNSIYSVKDEVYNYNLSESGYYVGAFLDISLNESLSLVPGVNYSNSHDSNMLYVPLMLKYSIADSGFYLQGGPQASIIFDEERVRHNQDFGIDLGFGLGYDINEHFFLEAKYYLEVTNRFKDHEFHMSNDLKEGLNSLMIGVGYKF, encoded by the coding sequence ATGTTTAAAAAAATCATTTTGATTGCAGGTTTTGCAATCCTTTCATTGTCATCTTTCGCCCAGGAAACTTCATTTGGAGTTACAGCTGGTTATTTAAATTCAATCTATTCCGTAAAAGATGAAGTTTATAACTATAATCTCAGTGAATCCGGATACTATGTTGGTGCCTTTCTGGATATTAGCCTCAATGAATCATTAAGTCTTGTGCCCGGTGTAAATTATTCAAATTCTCATGATTCTAATATGCTGTATGTTCCCCTCATGTTGAAATATAGTATAGCTGATTCCGGTTTCTATCTTCAGGGTGGGCCACAGGCATCTATAATTTTTGATGAAGAACGCGTTAGACACAATCAGGATTTTGGTATTGATCTGGGTTTCGGACTTGGATATGATATTAACGAACATTTTTTCCTGGAAGCTAAATATTATCTCGAGGTCACGAATAGATTTAAAGATCATGAATTTCATATGTCCAATGACCTTAAAGAAGGATTAAATTCATTGATGATAGGAGTCGGCTACAAATTCTAA